A region of Clostridium acetobutylicum ATCC 824 DNA encodes the following proteins:
- a CDS encoding PAS domain-containing sensor histidine kinase encodes MFNRLKSRVRDVNFVVNGFVGAGIIIITCSFVGKVDFVLLYFLIQIMVSMLAISIFANSISNYKYTKDILILTAGIVYFCIGIFYFNSSLNILYQKNYLQYVYKLFMIGIFVDAFSTLFLSLVLNKKGKLKYAVWLYALFAIVVIMITYDYKLLHTYVNKVDIIAIIYATKIISVTILSISMILFICRKKKIGNDIVYTFIVCSIFRIISIIFIDYNSSGNQILLYINIIFRISSIYIVHRKIMIKSVIDPYQDIFFRINTINKELNDKNIELERVNKKLLNENMIKESIGKVLSISSQRYMQILQIMPEAIFIHDNGKCNFINDKAIKLLEVKDVKDIIGKNIVDFIHEDYKELAQARIDKTMKTGMPCDFIEERLVTAMGKKIIIEAATTTFSHNNGTFITIIRDMTEKKKNEANRKKLEQTLYYDKVRKEFFSNLSHELRTPLNILASAMQLVRLNMDNDNKDGFEKYLKIMNQNIYRLTKIIDNLIDITKIDAGYLSVDLHTVEIVSVIEDITMSVIEFVKSKGIDIVFDTDVEEKFMPVDSDKIERVMLNLLSNAVKFTPKGGKITVNVYDKNDSIQIRVKDTGIGIPKDMKETIFQRFIQVNKTLIREKEGSGIGLSIVKSLIEMHGGQIRVESELNVGSEFIIDLPVRNLDDDNAKVIESNKFNKKQKINIEFSDL; translated from the coding sequence GTGTTTAATAGATTGAAGAGTAGAGTAAGAGATGTTAATTTTGTTGTAAATGGTTTTGTTGGTGCAGGTATAATAATTATAACTTGCAGTTTTGTTGGAAAAGTAGATTTTGTATTATTGTATTTTTTAATACAAATAATGGTGTCTATGCTGGCTATAAGTATATTTGCAAATTCTATAAGTAACTATAAATATACAAAAGATATCTTGATTTTAACTGCCGGAATAGTGTATTTTTGCATTGGTATTTTCTACTTTAATTCTAGTCTTAACATATTATATCAAAAGAATTATTTGCAGTATGTATACAAGCTATTTATGATTGGAATCTTTGTAGATGCTTTTTCAACACTATTCTTAAGTTTAGTTTTAAATAAAAAAGGAAAATTAAAATATGCAGTATGGTTGTATGCTTTATTTGCAATAGTTGTAATTATGATTACTTATGATTATAAACTATTACATACATATGTAAATAAGGTGGATATAATTGCAATTATATATGCAACAAAGATAATATCTGTAACTATTTTGTCTATATCAATGATTCTATTTATATGTAGAAAGAAGAAAATTGGCAATGATATAGTATATACATTTATCGTCTGCTCTATATTCAGAATTATATCAATTATATTTATTGATTATAATAGTAGCGGCAACCAAATTCTATTGTATATTAATATCATTTTTAGAATATCATCAATATATATAGTTCATAGAAAAATAATGATTAAATCTGTTATAGATCCATACCAAGATATATTTTTTAGAATAAATACGATCAATAAGGAGCTTAATGATAAAAATATTGAGCTTGAAAGAGTTAATAAAAAGCTTTTAAATGAAAATATGATAAAAGAATCCATAGGCAAGGTTCTTTCAATAAGTTCACAAAGATATATGCAGATACTTCAAATTATGCCGGAAGCCATATTTATTCACGACAATGGAAAGTGTAACTTCATAAATGACAAGGCTATAAAGCTTTTAGAGGTTAAGGATGTAAAGGATATTATAGGTAAAAATATAGTTGATTTTATACATGAAGATTATAAGGAACTTGCACAAGCAAGAATAGATAAAACGATGAAGACGGGTATGCCTTGTGATTTTATTGAAGAAAGGCTTGTAACTGCAATGGGGAAAAAAATAATTATAGAAGCAGCCACAACAACCTTTTCGCATAATAATGGGACGTTTATAACTATAATTAGAGATATGACAGAAAAGAAGAAAAATGAAGCAAATAGAAAGAAATTGGAGCAAACTCTCTATTATGATAAGGTAAGAAAGGAGTTTTTCTCAAATTTATCACATGAATTAAGAACTCCACTTAATATATTGGCTTCTGCAATGCAACTTGTCAGATTAAATATGGACAATGATAATAAAGATGGGTTTGAAAAATATCTTAAGATTATGAATCAAAATATTTATAGATTAACTAAGATTATAGATAACTTGATAGACATAACAAAGATAGATGCAGGGTATTTGAGTGTTGATCTTCATACAGTAGAAATTGTAAGTGTGATAGAAGATATCACAATGTCCGTAATAGAATTTGTTAAGAGTAAAGGGATAGACATTGTATTTGATACGGATGTAGAGGAAAAATTTATGCCTGTTGACTCAGATAAAATAGAAAGAGTAATGCTAAATTTATTATCCAATGCTGTAAAGTTTACACCGAAAGGCGGTAAAATAACAGTTAATGTTTATGATAAGAATGACAGTATTCAAATAAGAGTTAAAGATACCGGAATTGGAATTCCTAAAGATATGAAAGAAACGATATTTCAAAGATTTATACAGGTTAATAAAACTCTTATAAGGGAAAAAGAAGGTAGTGGAATTGGACTTTCTATTGTTAAGTCTCTAATAGAGATGCATGGAGGACAAATAAGGGTTGAAAGTGAATTAAATGTAGGAAGTGAATTTATAATAGATCTTCCTGTTAGGAATTTAGATGATGATAATGCAAAAGTTATAGAAAGTAATAAATTTAATAAGAAACAGAAAATAAACATAGAGTTTTCAGATCTATAG
- a CDS encoding ATP-dependent Clp protease ATP-binding subunit codes for MVTCSVCKKNVAVIFTNKVIDGKQELVGLCLPCAKKLGISPLTQIIDTKDMKEDDFQNLSSQMNDMLKNIDLDKVSDESGNGGGLLNFFNNAFNNSEQPENKNSEYNNTKNDKTHKKNKKKKYLDSYGINLTLKAKNGEIDTVIGREREVDRLIQILNRRTKNNPILIGEAGVGKTAIAEGFAVRIAEKNVPARFLDTEVYMLELNSIVAGTQFRGQFEARMKGIIDEINQFKNVILIIDEIHNIIGAGNAESGSLSAANILKPALAKGELQLIGATTIEEYRKYIEKDSALERRFQPIMVEEPTIEQTIEIVKGIKSYYEIYHKITIPDDVIESAVRLSGRYISDRFFPDKAIDVIDEAGSRANLKNKGLVELEALKTELSNIQNEITKCAESNDFEKAAEYKVEECKVQTKIDNFSKEYSNVVLTLDDVASVVESWTKIPVQKITEIEAEKLLNLEERLHKRVIGQNEAVSSVARTIRRNRSGFKKLKKPSSFIFVGPTGVGKTELVKTLASELFQNEKALIRVDMSEYMEKHTVSKLIGAPPGYVGYDNGGQLTEKVRRNPYSVILLDEIEKAHPDVFNILLQILEDGRLTDSQGRTVNFENTIIIMTSNAGTNLKSSGIGFSRDDYSSLSGKIKDVLRETFRPEFLNRIDETIIFTELNKDELMKIIDLMLKEIINEGKDKDIAIEISEDVKDFIFSNGYDKKYGARPLRRTIQKYIEDELAEFYIKGIYKEGSKVRIYIQDEKIAFE; via the coding sequence ATGGTTACTTGTTCTGTATGTAAGAAAAATGTTGCAGTTATATTTACAAATAAAGTAATAGACGGTAAACAGGAATTAGTTGGCTTGTGCCTACCTTGTGCAAAAAAACTAGGTATCTCGCCTTTGACACAAATAATCGATACAAAGGATATGAAGGAAGATGATTTTCAAAATTTAAGCAGTCAAATGAATGATATGCTTAAAAATATTGATTTAGATAAAGTTTCAGATGAAAGCGGAAACGGTGGTGGACTATTAAACTTTTTTAATAATGCCTTTAATAATTCTGAACAGCCTGAAAATAAAAATTCTGAATATAATAATACGAAAAATGATAAAACCCATAAAAAAAACAAAAAGAAGAAATATCTTGATTCTTATGGAATAAACCTAACCTTAAAGGCTAAAAATGGTGAAATAGATACTGTTATTGGAAGAGAACGCGAGGTAGATAGACTCATCCAAATTTTAAATCGAAGAACTAAAAATAATCCTATATTGATAGGTGAAGCTGGTGTTGGTAAAACAGCAATAGCCGAAGGTTTTGCTGTGAGAATAGCAGAAAAAAATGTTCCTGCGAGATTTCTTGATACCGAGGTATACATGCTAGAACTTAATTCAATAGTAGCTGGAACACAATTTAGAGGACAGTTTGAAGCACGTATGAAGGGAATTATTGATGAAATAAATCAATTTAAAAATGTAATTTTAATTATTGACGAAATTCACAACATAATAGGGGCTGGTAATGCAGAAAGTGGATCATTGAGTGCTGCAAATATTTTAAAGCCTGCTCTTGCAAAAGGAGAACTTCAGCTTATAGGTGCAACTACAATAGAAGAGTATAGAAAATATATAGAAAAAGATTCCGCTTTAGAAAGACGTTTTCAACCTATCATGGTAGAAGAACCAACCATTGAACAAACTATTGAAATTGTAAAAGGTATTAAATCCTATTACGAAATTTACCACAAAATAACAATACCTGATGATGTAATTGAGAGCGCAGTAAGATTATCTGGTAGATATATATCTGATAGATTTTTCCCAGATAAAGCTATTGATGTAATTGATGAAGCTGGTTCTAGAGCAAATCTTAAAAATAAAGGTCTTGTTGAATTGGAAGCATTAAAAACAGAACTCTCAAATATACAAAATGAAATAACTAAATGTGCAGAATCAAACGATTTTGAGAAGGCTGCTGAATATAAAGTAGAAGAATGTAAGGTTCAAACAAAAATAGATAACTTCAGTAAGGAATACAGTAATGTAGTATTAACATTAGACGATGTTGCTTCAGTTGTTGAATCTTGGACCAAAATTCCAGTGCAAAAGATAACAGAAATAGAGGCAGAAAAACTTTTAAATCTTGAAGAAAGACTTCATAAAAGAGTAATAGGTCAAAATGAAGCTGTATCAAGTGTTGCTAGAACTATTAGAAGAAACAGATCTGGATTTAAAAAACTAAAAAAACCATCTTCCTTTATATTTGTTGGACCTACTGGAGTTGGAAAAACAGAACTTGTAAAAACTCTAGCCTCAGAACTTTTTCAGAACGAAAAAGCTTTAATACGAGTAGATATGTCTGAATACATGGAAAAACATACTGTATCTAAGTTAATAGGGGCTCCTCCTGGATATGTTGGATACGACAACGGTGGTCAGTTAACTGAAAAGGTAAGAAGAAATCCTTATTCTGTTATACTACTAGACGAAATAGAAAAAGCCCACCCAGATGTATTTAATATACTACTTCAAATACTTGAAGATGGAAGACTTACTGATAGTCAAGGAAGAACTGTTAACTTTGAAAACACAATAATAATTATGACATCAAATGCTGGAACAAATTTAAAATCAAGCGGAATAGGTTTTTCACGTGATGATTATTCATCTCTTTCAGGTAAAATTAAGGATGTACTGCGTGAAACCTTCAGACCTGAATTCCTAAATAGAATAGATGAAACAATTATATTCACAGAATTAAATAAAGATGAACTTATGAAAATCATAGACTTAATGCTTAAAGAAATAATAAATGAAGGTAAAGACAAGGATATAGCTATAGAAATATCAGAGGATGTAAAGGACTTTATTTTCTCTAATGGCTATGACAAAAAATATGGTGCTCGTCCTTTAAGGCGCACAATACAAAAGTATATAGAAGATGAACTAGCCGAATTCTATATAAAAGGAATATATAAAGAAGGAAGCAAAGTAAGAATATATATACAAGATGAAAAAATAGCATTTGAATAA
- a CDS encoding NAD(P)/FAD-dependent oxidoreductase translates to MENHDLVIVGGGISGLQAAISAKKSGVQDIVLIEAEDSLGGILNQCIYTGFGMEDFKEELTGTEYVQRFIDEFLELNIEYKLNTTVIKISKNKVITAVSPNEGIIEIKACSIIFAAGAVEKPQKSIRVLTKDLSGIYSALTVGRFINIHGYMPGKSIVILGANKIGNALANRIFIEGGKVKAVIDSEVGFDERNEIIEFLAEINIPFLYNYNIVKIKGSERIEGIYISDENGEKFISCDTLILALKLNPNDKILREANIKILNKERNEINTNVPGVFIVGNALYIHESNEGSPLENRKAGEMSAEYIRATL, encoded by the coding sequence ATGGAGAATCATGATTTAGTGATTGTGGGTGGCGGTATATCTGGATTACAAGCAGCCATTTCTGCTAAAAAATCGGGAGTGCAAGATATAGTACTAATTGAAGCAGAGGATAGCCTAGGTGGCATATTGAATCAATGTATTTATACTGGTTTTGGAATGGAGGATTTTAAAGAGGAGCTTACGGGAACAGAATATGTTCAAAGATTTATAGATGAATTTTTAGAGTTAAATATAGAATATAAACTAAATACTACTGTAATTAAAATAAGTAAAAATAAGGTTATTACAGCTGTAAGTCCTAATGAAGGGATAATAGAAATAAAAGCTTGCAGTATAATTTTTGCAGCTGGTGCAGTAGAAAAACCTCAAAAATCTATAAGAGTATTAACTAAGGACTTAAGTGGAATTTATTCTGCGCTTACCGTAGGGAGATTTATAAATATACATGGATATATGCCAGGCAAAAGTATAGTTATACTAGGAGCAAATAAAATTGGTAATGCTCTTGCTAATAGAATATTTATTGAAGGTGGAAAAGTTAAAGCAGTGATAGATAGTGAGGTTGGATTTGATGAAAGAAATGAAATAATAGAATTTCTAGCAGAAATAAATATACCTTTTCTCTACAATTATAATATAGTGAAAATAAAAGGAAGCGAGAGGATAGAAGGGATTTATATTTCGGATGAAAATGGAGAAAAGTTTATTTCCTGTGATACATTGATTTTAGCATTAAAATTGAATCCAAATGATAAAATTTTAAGAGAGGCTAATATAAAAATATTAAACAAAGAGAGAAATGAAATCAATACAAATGTACCAGGAGTTTTTATAGTAGGAAATGCTTTATACATACATGAATCTAATGAAGGTAGTCCCTTGGAGAACAGAAAAGCTGGAGAAATGTCAGCAGAATATATAAGGGCTACATTGTGA
- a CDS encoding alanyl-tRNA editing protein, protein MTRKLFYDDPYICESEGKIVDVLENDGKYEIVLDETSFYPEGGGQPCDLGTINNIPVEYVYEKGDTIYHVMKERPEGNTAKCKVDFLRRQDNIQQHTGEHLLSAAFFKLYNGVNYGFHMGEDYVTIDIDMEEVTNDMIKKIEAEANAYIYANVETKTYFMSKPEAEKLPLRKAIKAEGKIRIVQLGDVDYSACCGTHVVRTGEVGIIKVLRTEKYKGMTRVYFKCGRRAFDEYSKEHNIITKLQKNLSIDEDNILNKVQTTMEEISNLKKKLLEYKKNEAKLEVEKIKEKNNNGVIFEHYEDGDFSFLEEIYDGIKDEKAVIILTSGVDNRILFAQNGIDDIECGKIFKENIKEYNGRGGGNAKRAQAAFSNKDDLNKFAKFLRELS, encoded by the coding sequence ATGACACGTAAATTATTTTATGATGATCCATATATATGTGAGTCAGAGGGAAAAATAGTTGATGTATTGGAGAATGATGGGAAATACGAGATTGTTTTAGATGAAACTAGTTTTTATCCAGAAGGTGGAGGGCAGCCTTGTGATTTAGGAACAATAAATAATATACCTGTAGAGTATGTTTATGAAAAAGGTGACACAATATATCATGTAATGAAGGAGAGACCAGAAGGTAATACTGCTAAGTGTAAGGTGGATTTTTTAAGAAGACAGGATAATATTCAGCAGCATACTGGTGAACATTTGCTTTCAGCGGCTTTTTTCAAATTATATAATGGTGTAAACTATGGTTTCCACATGGGAGAAGATTATGTAACCATAGATATAGACATGGAAGAAGTAACTAATGACATGATAAAAAAGATAGAGGCTGAAGCAAATGCATACATATATGCAAATGTTGAAACTAAAACTTACTTCATGAGTAAACCTGAGGCTGAAAAGCTTCCTCTTAGAAAGGCAATAAAAGCTGAAGGAAAAATAAGAATAGTTCAGCTTGGTGATGTAGATTATAGTGCTTGTTGTGGCACCCATGTTGTGAGAACTGGAGAAGTTGGAATAATAAAGGTACTCAGAACTGAAAAATATAAAGGTATGACGAGAGTTTATTTTAAATGTGGTAGAAGAGCATTTGACGAATACAGTAAGGAGCATAACATAATAACTAAACTTCAAAAAAATCTTTCAATAGATGAAGATAATATTTTAAATAAGGTTCAAACAACCATGGAGGAAATCTCTAATTTAAAGAAAAAGCTTTTAGAATATAAGAAAAATGAGGCTAAACTTGAAGTTGAGAAAATTAAAGAAAAAAATAATAATGGTGTTATATTTGAGCATTATGAAGATGGAGATTTTAGCTTTTTAGAGGAAATATATGATGGAATTAAAGATGAAAAGGCCGTTATTATATTAACTTCGGGTGTTGATAATAGAATTTTATTTGCACAAAATGGAATTGATGATATAGAATGTGGAAAGATATTCAAGGAAAATATAAAGGAATACAATGGAAGAGGCGGCGGAAATGCAAAAAGAGCTCAGGCGGCTTTTTCAAATAAGGATGATCTTAATAAGTTTGCGAAATTCTTAAGAGAACTAAGCTAA
- a CDS encoding secondary thiamine-phosphate synthase enzyme YjbQ, which translates to MKGVIEYSLKTSNDDQFIDITNLVKKAVDESGVSDGMAVVFCPHTTAGITINENADPDVTRDILVNLDKVFPKVGDYKHVEGNSHAHIKASLMGSSQQIIIENGKLKLGTWQGIYFTEFDGPRDRKVFVKII; encoded by the coding sequence ATGAAAGGTGTAATTGAATATTCATTAAAAACTTCTAATGATGATCAGTTTATTGATATAACAAACTTAGTTAAAAAAGCAGTAGATGAAAGTGGTGTTTCAGATGGTATGGCTGTAGTATTTTGTCCACATACTACAGCTGGTATTACTATAAATGAAAATGCAGACCCAGATGTTACTAGAGATATTTTAGTTAATTTAGATAAGGTCTTCCCTAAGGTTGGAGACTACAAGCATGTAGAGGGAAATTCACACGCACATATAAAAGCATCTTTAATGGGATCGAGTCAGCAGATCATTATTGAAAATGGTAAGCTAAAGCTAGGAACCTGGCAGGGTATATACTTTACTGAGTTTGATGGACCGAGAGATAGAAAAGTATTTGTTAAGATAATATGA
- a CDS encoding tRNA threonylcarbamoyladenosine dehydratase: MRQHFLSRTELLIGKERLEKLKNSKVIVFGIGGVGSYAVEALTRSGVGRIVLIDDDTVCLTNINRQIQATFKTIAKPKVDVMKERILDINPNCQVETHRIFVTEDNISDLIAPDTNYVIDAIDTVSAKISLILWCQKNNINIISCMGTGNKLDPTRFEITDIYKTSICPLAKVMRHELRKRGVKSLKVLYSKEMPMKPKSDEVITCKEGCVCANGSRKCTAKRQIPASISFVPPVAGMIIGGEVIKDIMDS, from the coding sequence ATGCGTCAACATTTTCTCTCAAGAACTGAACTATTAATAGGAAAAGAAAGATTAGAAAAATTAAAGAATAGTAAAGTAATAGTTTTCGGCATAGGCGGTGTTGGAAGTTATGCTGTAGAGGCACTTACAAGATCTGGAGTTGGACGAATTGTATTAATAGACGACGATACCGTATGCCTTACAAATATAAATAGACAAATCCAAGCTACTTTTAAAACAATAGCAAAACCTAAGGTAGATGTTATGAAAGAAAGAATTTTGGATATCAATCCCAATTGTCAGGTAGAAACTCACAGAATTTTTGTTACTGAAGATAACATAAGCGATTTAATAGCACCAGATACAAATTATGTTATAGATGCTATTGACACCGTTTCAGCTAAGATATCACTTATACTTTGGTGTCAAAAAAATAATATAAATATAATAAGTTGCATGGGCACTGGAAATAAATTAGATCCAACAAGGTTTGAAATTACAGACATATATAAAACCTCAATTTGTCCTCTTGCAAAAGTTATGCGACATGAGCTTAGAAAAAGAGGTGTTAAATCTCTTAAGGTTCTTTATTCTAAAGAAATGCCTATGAAACCAAAATCAGATGAGGTTATAACCTGTAAAGAAGGATGTGTGTGTGCAAACGGTTCAAGAAAATGTACCGCCAAAAGACAAATACCTGCAAGTATATCCTTTGTTCCTCCCGTTGCTGGAATGATTATCGGAGGAGAAGTCATAAAAGATATAATGGATAGTTAA
- a CDS encoding methyl-accepting chemotaxis protein → MSKSIRSKLIITISLVCMIPIIIFGAISYENVYNILMEKLNGDSQQSLTEVNRSINNYFQTMENNIGILAGNYDIQNVNDHPDFEAYVSSSLQEIKENNKDALNVYFASNSKKLYLYPKVNLPEGYDPTTRDWYKNAVSGQGKVIFSEVYVDAATKNSIISISKAVYNNEKLVGVVCMDVDLSKLSNDMKSIKIGREGYIYITDKEGTMIVNPTKSEIGKKNITKSSIWDNINSKKSGFIQYKNQGEKQFVVFKENSELGWKIVGSMNERELTRSTSSVLGTTVVVIIIILALAAIVSILISKTFTKNINKIVEVAKLGADGDLSQKVDITSKDEFGKMADYFNDMIQKIHDLISRIKQSSDNIMSSSKTILTMSRETSSAVDEVAQTIDQVAQGAYSQAEDITNSVNEFNKLGDKITSIKNMTENIDELSKNTNSLSKNGLQIMEVLIDKTMVSNDSSKEVSRTVKDMVETSNAIGNITDTINGISEQTNLLALNAAIEAARAGEAGKGFSVVAEEIGKLAEESTSATKEVKKLLEDIKSKNSVVFKSIDVSLKLSEEQTESVKETKEIFNKILESLNSLVGEIENIRGSINDTYQSKNFIFGKLESISAASEQSASSSEEVSATTEEVSASMSEFNKMSQKLEQVVEELEREIQNFTL, encoded by the coding sequence TTGAGTAAAAGTATAAGGAGTAAGCTAATTATAACCATTAGTTTGGTCTGTATGATTCCGATTATAATATTTGGTGCTATTTCATATGAGAATGTATACAATATTTTAATGGAAAAGTTAAATGGTGACTCTCAACAAAGTTTGACAGAAGTAAATAGGAGTATAAATAATTATTTTCAAACCATGGAGAATAATATAGGAATTCTTGCAGGAAATTATGATATACAAAATGTAAATGATCATCCTGATTTTGAAGCATATGTTTCATCATCTCTTCAAGAAATAAAAGAGAATAACAAGGATGCATTAAATGTGTATTTTGCAAGTAATTCTAAGAAGTTGTATTTGTATCCCAAGGTTAATCTTCCAGAAGGATATGATCCAACAACTAGAGACTGGTACAAGAATGCAGTTTCAGGTCAAGGAAAGGTGATTTTTAGTGAGGTATATGTAGATGCAGCTACTAAAAATAGCATAATTTCCATATCAAAAGCTGTGTATAATAATGAAAAGCTTGTAGGCGTGGTTTGCATGGACGTTGATTTAAGTAAATTAAGCAATGATATGAAAAGTATTAAAATTGGTAGAGAAGGATATATATATATAACTGATAAGGAAGGAACTATGATTGTTAATCCGACTAAATCAGAAATAGGAAAGAAAAATATAACTAAGTCTAGCATTTGGGATAATATTAATAGTAAAAAGTCAGGTTTTATTCAGTATAAAAATCAAGGTGAAAAGCAATTTGTAGTGTTTAAAGAAAATAGCGAATTAGGATGGAAGATAGTAGGTTCTATGAATGAGAGAGAACTTACAAGGAGCACGTCTTCAGTATTAGGTACAACTGTAGTTGTAATAATAATAATTTTAGCTTTGGCAGCTATTGTTTCTATATTAATAAGTAAGACCTTTACAAAGAACATAAACAAAATAGTTGAGGTTGCTAAGCTTGGAGCTGATGGTGATTTATCGCAAAAAGTTGATATTACTTCAAAGGACGAGTTTGGCAAGATGGCTGATTATTTCAATGATATGATACAAAAAATACATGATTTAATAAGCAGAATAAAGCAATCTTCGGATAACATAATGAGTTCATCAAAAACAATATTAACTATGTCGAGAGAAACTAGCAGTGCTGTAGATGAAGTTGCACAAACTATTGATCAAGTTGCGCAGGGGGCTTATTCACAAGCGGAGGATATAACAAATAGCGTTAATGAATTTAATAAATTAGGTGACAAAATTACATCAATTAAAAACATGACAGAAAATATAGATGAGTTATCTAAAAATACTAATAGTTTAAGTAAAAATGGACTTCAAATAATGGAGGTTCTTATTGATAAAACTATGGTTTCTAACGATTCGTCTAAGGAAGTATCAAGAACTGTAAAGGATATGGTTGAAACATCTAATGCTATTGGAAACATTACAGATACTATAAATGGTATTTCAGAGCAAACAAATTTGTTGGCTTTAAATGCAGCAATTGAAGCTGCTAGAGCGGGAGAAGCAGGAAAGGGATTTTCTGTGGTGGCTGAAGAAATTGGAAAGCTTGCAGAGGAATCAACATCAGCAACAAAAGAGGTTAAAAAACTTCTTGAAGATATAAAAAGTAAAAATAGTGTAGTATTTAAATCAATAGATGTTTCTCTAAAATTATCAGAGGAACAAACTGAATCAGTTAAAGAGACTAAAGAAATATTTAATAAGATATTAGAGTCTTTAAATAGTTTAGTAGGAGAAATAGAAAATATAAGGGGCTCTATAAATGACACTTATCAGAGTAAGAACTTTATATTTGGTAAGTTAGAAAGCATATCAGCAGCATCAGAACAATCAGCATCTAGTTCTGAGGAAGTATCTGCAACTACAGAAGAAGTATCAGCTAGTATGAGTGAATTTAATAAGATGTCTCAAAAATTAGAACAAGTTGTAGAGGAACTTGAGAGAGAAATACAAAACTTTACGCTGTAA